One genomic window of Plasmodium coatneyi strain Hackeri chromosome 12, complete sequence includes the following:
- a CDS encoding GDP-mannose 4 has translation MNVALIFGITGQDGSYLSELLLEKGYTVHGVIRRCSSFNTKRIDHIFDQLTLHYGDVLDSSSICKLINKIKPKEIYNLAAQSHVKVSFELPVYTAETTAVGTLRILEGIKISNLPNVKFYNASTSELYGCCSEDIQNESTPFNPVSPYAIAKLYAHYITICYRKSYQMFCVNGILFNHESPRRGETFVTRKITRGLANICKNEQDAIVLGDISTYRDWGHAKDYVRAMYLMLQQDEPNDFVISSNEKHTVKEFCEISFSFVGIFLKWKGTGIQEVGVDQHDRVLIKKDAKYYRECDVFHLHGDSSKAREVLKWAPTYSFFQLIYEMLKYDFEQCSLPIDNFDTCVRRYELYRGAPKK, from the coding sequence ATGAACGTCGCCCTGATTTTTGGCATCACCGGGCAGGATGGCTCATACCTGAGTGAGTTGTTACTCGAGAAGGGGTACACCGTACATGGGGTGATCCGCAGGTGCAGCTCCTTTAACACCAAAAGAATAGATCACATTTTTGACCAGCTAACTTTGCATTATGGAGATGTCCTAGACAGTAGCAGCATTTGCAAAttgataaataaaataaagccAAAAGAAATTTACAATTTAGCTGCACAGAGTCATGTAAAGGTAAGTTTCGAATTGCCCGTCTACACAGCCGAAACGACCGCAGTAGGAACTTTACGCATATTGGAAGGGATCAAAATTTCTAACCTACCtaatgtaaaattttataatgCTTCTACGTCTGAGTTGTATGGATGCTGCAGTGAGGatatacaaaatgaaagCACTCCATTTAATCCTGTGTCCCCTTATGCAATTGCAAAATTGTATGCTCATTACATAACCATATGTTACAGAAAGTCGTATCAAATGTTCTGTGTGAATGGCATTCTCTTCAATCATGAAAGTCCAAGGAGAGGGGAAACTTTTGTAACTAGGAAAATTACCAGGGGGTTAGCAAATATCTGCAAAAATGAGCAGGACGCCATAGTTTTAGGGGATATATCTACCTACCGAGATTGGGGACATGCAAAGGATTATGTCCGTGCTATGTATTTAATGCTACAACAGGATGAGCCTAACGACTTTGTTATAAGCTCAAATGAAAAACATACGGTGAAGGAATTTTGcgaaatttctttttccttcgttgggatttttttaaaatggaaaggaacaGGCATTCAAGAGGTTGGGGTCGACCAACACGATCGCGTACTTATTAAAAAAGACGCCAAATATTATCGAGAGTGTGATGTCTTCCATTTGCATGGAGACTCTTCTAAGGCGCGTGAAGTGCTCAAGTGGGCTCCGAcgtattccttctttcaacTTATTTATGAGATGCTCAAATATGACTTTGAGCAGTGCAGTTTGCCTATCGATAATTTCGATACGTGCGTCCGCAGGTATGAGCTTTACCGGGGTGCGCCTAAAAAGTAG